The following proteins come from a genomic window of Pirellula staleyi DSM 6068:
- a CDS encoding ROK family protein, with translation MTHSHQPLWGAIEAGGTKFVCVVGYGPGERLLARQQFATGANPAALMQQVVTWFLARQAEHGALAGLGVASFGPVDLHPASRTYGQITTTPKPGWQNADILGPLRSALAGIPIALDTDVNGAALGEHRWGAAQGLDDFVYITAGTGIGGGGMARGRLLHGMVHPEMGHLGLPRIAGDTFEGACPFHGRCWEGLCSGPAIAQRAGRPAETIPPDDPAWDLTIRYMAHALANITYVLSPRKIILGGSVRKAGLLGEEALFQQLRLRLREVLAGYIASPALTQDGIETFVVPPTLGDDAGICGAIALAAQQIEPPAPSSSN, from the coding sequence ATGACACACTCACATCAACCCCTTTGGGGAGCGATCGAAGCAGGCGGAACCAAGTTTGTGTGTGTCGTCGGCTATGGACCTGGTGAGCGTTTGCTCGCGCGCCAGCAGTTTGCGACCGGCGCTAATCCGGCGGCGCTGATGCAGCAAGTAGTTACCTGGTTTCTGGCGCGACAAGCAGAGCATGGCGCTCTGGCCGGTTTGGGAGTCGCGTCGTTTGGGCCGGTCGATCTACATCCTGCTTCGCGCACGTATGGCCAGATCACGACGACGCCGAAACCGGGCTGGCAGAACGCCGATATCCTCGGGCCACTTCGCAGCGCGCTGGCGGGGATTCCGATCGCCCTTGATACCGATGTCAACGGCGCAGCACTTGGCGAACATCGCTGGGGAGCAGCGCAAGGGCTCGACGACTTTGTCTACATCACTGCCGGCACCGGCATTGGTGGAGGTGGCATGGCGCGCGGGCGCTTGCTGCACGGAATGGTCCATCCTGAAATGGGTCATCTCGGTTTGCCGCGCATCGCAGGGGATACGTTCGAGGGGGCCTGCCCGTTTCATGGCCGCTGCTGGGAGGGACTTTGCAGTGGACCAGCCATCGCCCAACGTGCGGGGCGCCCTGCGGAAACAATTCCACCAGACGATCCCGCGTGGGACCTCACGATTCGCTACATGGCCCATGCGCTGGCCAACATCACCTACGTCCTCTCCCCTCGCAAAATCATTTTGGGCGGAAGTGTGCGTAAGGCGGGACTGCTTGGCGAGGAGGCTTTGTTTCAGCAGCTTAGGCTCCGACTGCGCGAAGTGCTCGCGGGCTACATCGCTTCGCCAGCGCTCACGCAGGATGGGATCGAGACGTTTGTCGTTCCACCAACACTCGGGGACGACGCCGGTATTTGCGGCGCCATCGCGCTCGCTGCTCAGCAGATCGAACCTCCCGCGCCATCAAGCAGCAACTGA
- a CDS encoding DUF1501 domain-containing protein: MHSTRRQWLQNASCGFSYLALQALLGQTASAAPAATPPTLAAKQPPLPARAKRVIFLCMSGGPAQMDTFDYKPQTGSKKHPGSVFAFDQHGDSGLWISQLLPETARHADKLCVINGMHADTGIHAQAFLQIHTGERLRERPSLGSWITYGLGTENQNLPGFISLNTSKSSIYSSAFLPSIYNGTPIGVNGEDMTKATINNVASEHLSPAAKRRQLDFVQALNREHAAQHPHDAQLENVIQSMELGFEMQAEAPGLLDLSRESQETLDRYRVGKQPESEGICQKSDFGRQCLLARRFIESGVRFVEVNHGSWDQHKNHRRDLKANCVATDAPIAALLEDLEQRGLLDETLVVWGGEFGRPGLTPEDGKDDTDHNYRGFTYWLAGGGSKPGYTHGKTNETGAQAVEGKVHVSDLHASILHLLGLPANELTYRYAGRDHRLTGPEGGKVVHELFA, encoded by the coding sequence ATGCATAGCACTCGACGCCAATGGCTCCAGAACGCCTCGTGTGGCTTCAGCTATCTCGCGCTTCAAGCGCTGCTGGGACAGACTGCCAGCGCTGCCCCTGCAGCTACTCCCCCCACGCTCGCGGCCAAACAGCCTCCCCTTCCCGCTCGCGCGAAGCGTGTGATTTTCCTCTGCATGAGTGGCGGCCCCGCGCAGATGGATACCTTTGACTACAAGCCGCAAACCGGCAGCAAGAAGCATCCTGGATCGGTCTTTGCATTCGATCAGCATGGCGATAGTGGACTCTGGATCTCCCAGCTGCTTCCTGAAACCGCTCGGCACGCCGATAAGCTTTGCGTCATCAATGGCATGCATGCCGACACCGGCATCCACGCGCAAGCCTTTTTGCAAATCCACACGGGGGAACGACTCCGCGAACGGCCATCGCTCGGTTCGTGGATCACGTATGGCCTCGGGACCGAGAATCAGAACCTTCCTGGATTCATCAGCCTCAACACATCGAAGAGCTCGATCTACTCGAGCGCCTTTTTGCCATCGATCTACAACGGCACACCGATTGGTGTCAACGGCGAGGATATGACGAAGGCGACGATCAACAATGTCGCAAGCGAGCATCTCTCCCCTGCGGCCAAGCGTAGGCAACTCGATTTCGTGCAAGCGCTCAATCGTGAGCATGCCGCACAGCATCCGCACGACGCGCAACTCGAGAACGTGATTCAGTCGATGGAGCTCGGTTTCGAAATGCAGGCGGAAGCTCCGGGGCTGCTCGATCTCAGTCGCGAAAGCCAAGAGACGCTCGATCGCTATCGCGTCGGAAAACAGCCCGAATCGGAGGGGATTTGTCAAAAATCAGACTTTGGCCGCCAATGTCTTTTGGCCCGGCGGTTCATTGAATCGGGCGTGCGCTTTGTCGAAGTCAATCATGGCAGCTGGGACCAGCACAAGAATCATCGACGCGACTTGAAGGCCAATTGCGTGGCAACCGATGCACCGATTGCCGCACTGCTCGAGGATCTGGAGCAGCGTGGATTGCTCGACGAGACGCTGGTGGTGTGGGGTGGCGAATTTGGACGCCCGGGACTTACCCCCGAGGATGGGAAGGACGACACCGACCACAACTATCGAGGCTTCACCTACTGGCTCGCGGGTGGTGGCTCGAAGCCCGGCTACACGCATGGCAAAACGAACGAAACCGGCGCGCAAGCTGTCGAAGGCAAAGTGCACGTGAGTGATCTGCACGCTTCGATTCTGCATCTGCTTGGACTACCGGCCAATGAACTTACGTACCGCTACGCCGGCCGCGATCATCGTCTGACCGGGCCTGAAGGTGGCAAGGTCGTGCACGAACTCTTTGCCTAA
- a CDS encoding aldo/keto reductase yields the protein MKYRRFGRTNWQVSEVGYGMWGMAGWTGSDLDEVNRALRRSVELGCNFFDTAWGYGAGKSEAILGQLVRDFPDRKLYTASKVPPQNFQWPSRRDYTVDDCFPPAHLEKYVTDSLSNTGLTSLDLMQLHTWEDSWLRDDRWYHKLADLKSQGLFHAIGISLNRWEPWNGIAAVESGLIDVVQVIYNIFDQNPLDELFPACRKHDVGVIARVPFDEGTLTGTLTKSSTWPKEDWRSTYFVPDNLNASVDRAEALRPLVPAGMTMAEMALRFTLSESTVGTVIPGMRSVRNVEANMAASDAGPLDAALLEKLALHRWERHPTSWSQ from the coding sequence ATGAAATATCGTCGTTTTGGTCGCACCAACTGGCAAGTGAGTGAAGTCGGCTACGGCATGTGGGGGATGGCTGGCTGGACCGGTTCGGACCTCGATGAAGTCAACCGCGCGCTCCGCCGCTCGGTCGAACTCGGCTGTAATTTCTTCGATACTGCGTGGGGCTATGGAGCTGGGAAGAGCGAAGCAATTCTCGGGCAATTGGTCCGTGATTTTCCGGATCGTAAGCTCTACACCGCCTCGAAAGTTCCACCCCAGAATTTCCAATGGCCCAGTCGTCGCGACTACACCGTCGACGACTGTTTTCCTCCCGCTCATCTCGAGAAATATGTCACCGATAGTTTGAGCAATACCGGGCTCACTTCGCTCGACCTGATGCAGCTGCATACCTGGGAAGATAGCTGGCTCCGCGACGACCGCTGGTATCACAAGCTCGCCGATCTGAAGTCGCAAGGACTGTTTCATGCGATCGGAATTAGTTTGAATCGCTGGGAACCTTGGAACGGAATCGCTGCGGTCGAAAGCGGGCTGATCGACGTGGTGCAAGTGATCTACAACATCTTCGATCAAAACCCGCTCGACGAACTTTTTCCCGCGTGCCGCAAGCACGACGTGGGAGTGATTGCGCGTGTTCCGTTTGATGAAGGGACACTGACTGGCACCCTTACCAAATCGTCGACCTGGCCGAAGGAAGATTGGCGGAGCACCTATTTTGTTCCCGACAATTTGAATGCCAGTGTCGATCGGGCTGAAGCACTTCGGCCACTGGTTCCCGCAGGGATGACGATGGCAGAGATGGCGCTCCGGTTCACCCTCTCGGAATCGACCGTCGGGACGGTGATCCCCGGGATGCGCTCGGTGCGGAATGTCGAGGCGAACATGGCTGCCAGCGACGCTGGTCCACTCGATGCCGCTTTGCTCGAAAAGTTGGCCCTGCATCGCTGGGAGCGACATCCCACCTCCTGGTCGCAGTAG
- a CDS encoding methyltransferase domain-containing protein: MWSQPFFCRALLVLLASLPLAAFAQEKSVKPGINDSFQKPDVEAFVERFEVESREVFLHREAILAACRIEPGQTVADIGAGTGLYTRLFSQAVGPEGRVIAVDIAQEFLDHIQASSRAADQKNVETIRCKPDSTELAPSSIDVAFICDTYHHFEFPGKTMSSLHTALKPGGRLILVDFRRIEGESTPWTLNHVRAGQEVFEAEIKAAGFRKIGERKGLLKENYFVEFQKLETEPSELKMFLIEGTGGVAPLTGAPAAPRAGARVVFDVTAAAKPTEINPGLERAARLLNLYGAAGLKSSDIHIAIVLHGDAAAAALTDEAYAKQQSVEKNPNAPLIATLRAAGVDVTICGQTLARKNIPHRDIAEGVVIVTSALTSLINHQSRGHSLLLVP; this comes from the coding sequence ATGTGGTCACAACCGTTCTTCTGCCGAGCGCTCCTCGTCCTCCTCGCTAGTCTCCCTCTCGCAGCCTTCGCTCAGGAAAAAAGTGTGAAGCCCGGGATCAACGACAGCTTCCAGAAGCCCGATGTGGAAGCGTTTGTCGAGCGGTTCGAGGTCGAGAGCCGCGAAGTCTTCCTCCATCGCGAAGCGATTCTTGCCGCTTGCCGAATCGAGCCTGGTCAAACAGTCGCCGACATCGGCGCTGGAACCGGACTCTACACGCGGCTCTTCTCCCAAGCGGTCGGTCCTGAGGGGCGCGTGATCGCCGTCGATATTGCCCAGGAATTTCTCGATCACATCCAGGCAAGTAGCCGAGCGGCTGACCAAAAAAATGTCGAAACCATCCGCTGCAAACCCGATTCCACCGAACTTGCACCCAGCTCGATCGATGTCGCCTTCATCTGCGATACCTACCATCACTTCGAGTTCCCCGGCAAAACGATGAGCTCGCTCCACACAGCCCTCAAGCCAGGAGGACGCCTGATTCTCGTCGATTTCCGGCGTATCGAAGGAGAAAGCACCCCTTGGACCTTAAACCACGTCCGCGCCGGCCAAGAGGTGTTTGAAGCCGAGATCAAAGCGGCTGGATTTCGTAAAATCGGCGAGCGTAAAGGTCTGCTGAAAGAGAACTACTTCGTCGAGTTCCAAAAGCTCGAAACGGAACCGAGCGAGCTGAAAATGTTCCTCATCGAAGGGACCGGCGGAGTCGCCCCGCTGACTGGTGCCCCCGCAGCACCACGCGCCGGTGCGCGAGTTGTTTTCGACGTCACCGCTGCCGCCAAGCCGACCGAGATTAACCCCGGGCTCGAGCGTGCCGCACGTCTGCTGAACCTCTACGGCGCTGCAGGGCTGAAATCCTCCGACATCCACATCGCGATCGTCCTTCACGGCGACGCTGCCGCCGCTGCACTCACCGACGAGGCCTACGCCAAACAGCAATCCGTCGAGAAAAACCCCAACGCACCCCTCATCGCTACCTTACGAGCGGCTGGAGTCGACGTCACCATCTGCGGCCAAACCCTCGCCCGCAAAAACATTCCCCACCGCGACATCGCCGAAGGTGTCGTCATCGTCACCTCCGCCCTCACCTCCCTCATCAACCACCAATCCCGTGGCCACTCCCTCCTCCTCGTCCCCTAA
- a CDS encoding PSD1 and planctomycete cytochrome C domain-containing protein — translation MNRPPPHRVASLAPSRKRRPHPALCLLLSSLVLSSLLLVGSARSEEPARPEDIAHFENKIRPILVQHCYSCHAADAKEIGGKLLLDTREGLRKGGESGPPIAPGKPDESLLLQALRYDGLQMPPDAPLPAAVIEEVAQWIKRGAADPRTMAAAPAQPVIQQPETSAPALWSLAPVRKPKLPPVADAAWPRHPIDHFVLSGIEAAGRKPSVDARPEVLVRRLYHDLIGLPPTIEETQEFAQQFAEKGPVAIERLVDQLLCSPRFGERWGRHWLDVARYGESNGNDGLGRNPTYPHAWRYRDYVIAAFNDDTPYDQFLAQQIAGDLLPASSPEERDRNLVATGFLAIGSKPAKAMNDNFDMDVVADQIDVIGRGVLGLTVGCARCHDHKFDPIPTRDYYALAGLFTSSETLWGTGAHEGLSSPVTDLHVLAATPKLFPPDGFVETVLVLDSNTGKPRPFPKSKWEPGTPLAMGLRDREKPDDTKIHLKGESKKLGEVVPRGFLGALQLPIDVQVDREKSGRRQLAEWLTAWKQPLTPRVMVNRIWQHLLGNGIVRTPDDFGTYGERPTHPELLDYLAARFVDEGWSVKRTIRMIVLSRTYQQSSDAAQELIDADPENRLLARQTRRRMEAEAIRDAMLLVSGDLNLEPRVGSLVQHRDILVNLAGNLHEPSNHRSVYLCYLRSSPPPELAAFDLPDFTVPVGRRDVSVVPGQALHLYNNPLVIAQSQIFAQRLMSETADPQARLRSAWQRALRRDPTPQESAQARQMIEATAAELGSPDKAWSSLCQALLMTSEFRYVD, via the coding sequence ATGAATCGACCACCGCCCCACCGCGTCGCTTCACTGGCTCCCAGCCGCAAGCGAAGGCCACACCCTGCGCTCTGCCTGCTGCTCAGCTCGCTGGTACTCAGCTCACTGCTGCTGGTGGGGAGCGCTCGCAGTGAAGAGCCTGCGAGACCCGAAGATATCGCGCACTTCGAGAACAAGATTCGGCCGATTCTGGTCCAGCATTGCTACAGCTGCCACGCCGCTGATGCCAAAGAAATTGGTGGCAAGCTGCTGCTCGACACGCGCGAGGGGCTCCGTAAAGGGGGCGAATCGGGACCGCCGATTGCACCTGGAAAGCCCGACGAAAGTTTGCTGCTGCAGGCACTGCGCTACGACGGTTTGCAAATGCCCCCCGACGCGCCACTTCCGGCTGCGGTGATCGAAGAGGTGGCCCAGTGGATCAAACGAGGAGCTGCTGATCCGCGCACCATGGCTGCTGCTCCAGCGCAGCCAGTTATCCAGCAGCCCGAGACCTCTGCCCCTGCACTTTGGTCCCTCGCGCCGGTGCGTAAACCCAAGCTGCCACCTGTAGCCGATGCGGCGTGGCCACGTCATCCGATCGATCACTTTGTGCTATCTGGTATCGAAGCTGCCGGGCGAAAGCCGAGCGTCGATGCTCGGCCCGAAGTACTGGTGCGTCGGCTGTATCACGATCTCATCGGTCTTCCGCCGACGATCGAAGAGACGCAAGAATTCGCGCAGCAGTTTGCCGAAAAAGGTCCGGTAGCGATCGAGCGCTTAGTCGATCAGCTACTTTGCAGTCCACGATTTGGCGAGCGCTGGGGGCGACACTGGCTCGACGTGGCTCGCTACGGCGAATCGAATGGGAACGACGGACTCGGACGCAACCCAACCTATCCGCATGCCTGGCGATATCGCGACTATGTGATCGCCGCTTTCAACGACGACACCCCTTACGATCAGTTTCTCGCGCAGCAGATCGCTGGCGATTTGCTCCCCGCTAGTTCCCCCGAAGAGCGCGATCGTAATTTGGTGGCTACCGGTTTCCTGGCGATCGGCAGTAAGCCCGCCAAAGCGATGAACGACAACTTCGACATGGACGTGGTCGCCGATCAGATCGATGTGATTGGTCGCGGAGTGCTCGGTCTTACGGTCGGCTGTGCCCGCTGTCACGATCACAAATTCGATCCGATTCCGACGCGCGACTACTACGCCCTCGCCGGGCTCTTTACTAGTAGCGAAACGCTGTGGGGGACCGGCGCTCACGAAGGGCTTTCGTCGCCAGTGACCGATCTGCATGTGCTGGCAGCGACACCCAAACTGTTTCCTCCCGACGGCTTTGTCGAAACGGTGCTGGTGCTCGACTCGAACACCGGCAAGCCTCGCCCCTTTCCGAAATCGAAGTGGGAGCCAGGGACGCCGCTCGCCATGGGGCTGCGAGATCGTGAGAAGCCCGACGACACAAAGATTCATCTCAAAGGGGAATCGAAAAAACTGGGGGAGGTCGTTCCGCGTGGATTTCTCGGCGCGCTGCAGCTGCCGATTGATGTGCAGGTCGATCGCGAGAAAAGTGGCCGTCGACAACTGGCCGAGTGGCTCACCGCTTGGAAACAGCCTCTCACGCCGCGCGTAATGGTGAATCGCATTTGGCAACATCTGCTGGGAAATGGGATCGTCCGAACGCCCGATGATTTTGGAACCTACGGCGAGCGTCCGACGCATCCCGAGCTGCTCGACTATCTGGCGGCCCGATTTGTCGACGAAGGGTGGTCGGTGAAGCGAACGATTCGGATGATTGTTCTCAGCCGCACTTATCAGCAGTCGAGCGACGCTGCACAGGAATTGATCGACGCCGATCCTGAAAATCGCTTGCTCGCGCGGCAAACGCGGCGGCGCATGGAGGCCGAGGCTATTCGCGACGCGATGCTGCTGGTGAGTGGCGATTTGAATCTCGAGCCGCGTGTCGGTTCGCTCGTTCAGCATCGTGACATCCTGGTGAATCTGGCCGGAAATTTGCACGAGCCGAGCAATCACCGGAGCGTCTACTTGTGCTACCTCCGGAGTTCGCCTCCACCCGAACTCGCGGCGTTTGATCTGCCAGATTTTACGGTTCCGGTGGGGCGCCGCGATGTGAGTGTGGTGCCGGGACAGGCGCTGCATCTGTACAACAACCCGCTGGTGATTGCGCAGTCGCAAATATTTGCGCAGCGCCTCATGAGCGAGACAGCCGACCCGCAAGCGCGACTCCGCTCGGCATGGCAGCGCGCTTTGCGCCGCGATCCAACCCCGCAAGAGTCCGCGCAAGCGCGGCAGATGATCGAAGCGACCGCCGCCGAACTTGGCTCCCCAGATAAAGCATGGTCGAGTTTGTGTCAGGCGCTCCTAATGACCAGCGAGTTTCGCTACGTCGATTAG
- a CDS encoding DUF1592 domain-containing protein, whose protein sequence is MSVAIVFGASPATADELTPAMQKWGDQYSEKILPIVKSRCIECHNAEKSEGDFDLSKYPDGGSAARAGDMWERVARRIRQNEMPPQGSPGLNDPQKGAFNQWLDSRPEQQLCKNLATDETQAWYRGHVMSRRLTRTEYRHAVRDVLGIELRESDLPPSDGAGGEGFDTVGDSLFTSPIHLEAYLMAADRAIEAALPTSEEGLNASAVAARRRLLAVLPKSIDSGSALEEEAAAKENLQTFGKRAWRRPMAGDELERLMVIFHKARQRHGEFIAALREPMKAMLVSPHFLFVVESEPAAGGVQRISPHQLATRLSLLVWSSVPDDELLELADRGEIYDDNVLRAQVRRMLADPKSRALGENFGLQWLGLKEFGNGPQPDAAVFPEYNAQLVAAMREEAIRTVAGVFQNDAPLTQLVDADYVYANAELAKFYGLKNVEDATWKQVKLENKTRGGVLTMASVLTTTSYPRRTSPVLRGRWVLEEVLGSRVPPPPPNVPALEEEHGDEKLTTLRQRLEAHRKNPECASCHNRMDPLGFGLENFDGIGRWRDSDNGQPIDSAGQLPSGDSFSGPAELKTVLLKRSEEFQKHFVRKLLGFALGRELNKFDSCVVDQCLKRLKETDLRAAVLIEEIALSYPFQYRYFKSDK, encoded by the coding sequence ATGAGTGTCGCGATTGTTTTCGGAGCGAGTCCGGCGACTGCTGATGAGCTGACCCCCGCGATGCAAAAGTGGGGAGATCAGTATTCCGAGAAGATTCTTCCGATCGTGAAGTCGCGCTGCATCGAATGCCACAACGCAGAAAAATCGGAAGGTGATTTCGATTTGTCGAAGTATCCCGACGGTGGTTCAGCAGCGCGTGCAGGAGACATGTGGGAACGGGTGGCGCGGCGCATTCGTCAGAATGAAATGCCACCGCAAGGGAGCCCTGGCCTCAATGATCCGCAGAAGGGAGCCTTTAACCAATGGCTCGATTCGCGCCCCGAACAGCAGCTCTGCAAGAATCTGGCGACCGATGAAACACAGGCCTGGTATCGCGGGCATGTGATGAGTCGACGTCTGACGCGCACCGAGTATCGCCACGCGGTGCGAGATGTGCTTGGGATCGAACTTCGAGAGAGCGATCTGCCTCCTTCCGACGGTGCCGGTGGCGAAGGGTTTGATACGGTGGGGGATTCGCTCTTCACTTCCCCGATCCATCTTGAGGCCTATTTAATGGCAGCCGATCGCGCCATCGAAGCTGCTTTGCCGACGAGCGAAGAAGGGCTCAACGCTTCAGCTGTTGCCGCGCGACGACGTTTACTCGCGGTGCTGCCGAAGTCGATCGACAGCGGCTCGGCGCTCGAAGAAGAAGCGGCTGCGAAAGAGAACCTGCAAACGTTTGGCAAGCGAGCCTGGCGGCGGCCGATGGCAGGGGATGAACTCGAGCGGCTGATGGTGATTTTCCACAAGGCGCGGCAGCGACATGGGGAGTTTATTGCTGCGCTGCGCGAACCGATGAAGGCGATGTTGGTTTCGCCCCATTTTCTGTTCGTCGTAGAGTCGGAGCCCGCAGCGGGGGGAGTGCAACGCATTTCGCCGCATCAATTGGCCACGCGGCTGTCGCTGCTGGTGTGGTCGTCGGTGCCCGACGATGAGCTACTTGAACTCGCCGATCGGGGAGAGATCTACGACGACAATGTTCTGCGGGCTCAGGTGCGACGCATGCTGGCCGATCCGAAGTCCCGCGCGCTTGGAGAAAATTTTGGACTGCAGTGGCTGGGACTCAAAGAGTTTGGCAACGGGCCTCAGCCCGATGCTGCTGTTTTTCCCGAGTACAACGCACAGCTCGTCGCCGCGATGCGCGAGGAAGCGATTCGAACTGTGGCAGGGGTGTTTCAGAACGATGCTCCCCTCACGCAACTGGTCGATGCCGACTATGTCTATGCCAATGCCGAGCTCGCCAAGTTCTATGGTTTAAAGAACGTGGAAGATGCAACCTGGAAACAGGTGAAGCTCGAGAACAAAACGCGTGGCGGTGTGCTGACGATGGCGAGTGTGCTGACCACCACTTCGTATCCCCGGCGCACGAGCCCTGTGCTGCGAGGCCGCTGGGTGCTCGAAGAAGTGCTCGGGTCGCGCGTGCCACCTCCACCACCGAATGTTCCCGCGCTCGAAGAAGAGCATGGCGATGAAAAGCTAACGACGCTGCGCCAGCGCCTCGAAGCTCATCGTAAAAATCCCGAGTGCGCGAGCTGCCACAATCGGATGGACCCGCTCGGCTTCGGTCTCGAGAATTTCGATGGAATCGGACGTTGGCGCGACAGCGACAATGGTCAGCCGATCGACTCCGCCGGTCAGCTCCCGTCGGGAGATTCGTTCAGCGGTCCTGCCGAACTAAAAACCGTGCTCCTCAAACGGAGCGAAGAATTTCAGAAGCATTTCGTACGAAAACTGCTCGGATTTGCGCTCGGACGCGAATTGAACAAGTTCGACAGTTGCGTGGTCGATCAATGCCTCAAGCGGCTGAAGGAAACCGATTTGCGCGCCGCTGTATTGATCGAAGAAATCGCACTTTCCTATCCGTTTCAGTATCGCTATTTCAAGTCCGACAAATAG
- a CDS encoding DUF1552 domain-containing protein, whose product MSSGATSRRKFLRGCGVALSLPWLATLAPALAPSMARGKEAAKPPVRSAFIYFPNGVWEKDWVPAETGANYKLTPSLEPLADLRSEFTVLTGLDKKHSHGGDGHYAKTANFLTGMPVTKTTGKDISSGGISVDQLMAQHVGKFTPLPSLELGTEPVISGIDSNVGYTRLYGSHISWQSPTRPVAKEINPRLVYERLFGKSLSPESEKAESYRNLLDYVLEDARRLRPQLGRDDQFKMDEYLDSVRAVEKRIEFATKGEKGDWQPEIDEQALAAAKPGIPGSFQEHIGIMLDLIVLAFQTDSTRVASLMFANDVSGRNFSFVDGVSGSHHELSHHENKAEKIEQYQRINRWHVAQFASMLTKLRAIKEGEGTLLDNCMILMGSSMSDGNRHDPDNLPILLGGRGGGTINAGRHLAAQGMVPLCNLYHAMLDRMGVEVEAFGDSTEKMADLA is encoded by the coding sequence ATGAGCAGCGGTGCGACTTCGCGGCGCAAATTCCTCCGAGGATGTGGCGTAGCGCTCAGCCTCCCGTGGCTCGCCACGCTAGCGCCTGCCTTGGCCCCTTCGATGGCGCGCGGCAAGGAAGCAGCGAAGCCACCGGTGCGCAGCGCGTTTATCTACTTCCCCAACGGTGTGTGGGAAAAAGATTGGGTCCCAGCGGAAACGGGTGCCAACTACAAGCTCACCCCTTCGCTCGAGCCGCTCGCCGATCTGCGGAGCGAATTCACGGTGCTAACCGGACTCGACAAAAAACATAGTCACGGTGGCGACGGTCATTACGCCAAAACGGCCAACTTTCTCACTGGCATGCCTGTCACCAAAACGACCGGCAAGGATATCAGCAGTGGCGGCATCTCGGTCGATCAGTTGATGGCACAGCACGTGGGGAAATTCACGCCGCTGCCGTCGCTCGAACTCGGGACCGAGCCGGTCATCAGTGGCATCGATAGCAACGTCGGCTATACGCGGCTTTATGGTTCGCACATTTCGTGGCAATCACCCACGCGACCTGTCGCGAAAGAAATCAATCCACGACTGGTTTACGAGCGGCTGTTTGGGAAGAGCCTCTCGCCCGAATCGGAGAAAGCCGAGTCGTACCGAAATCTGCTCGACTACGTCCTCGAAGATGCACGCCGCTTGCGTCCCCAACTTGGTCGCGACGATCAGTTCAAAATGGACGAGTATCTCGACTCGGTCCGAGCGGTCGAAAAGCGGATCGAGTTTGCTACGAAGGGGGAAAAGGGGGACTGGCAACCCGAGATCGACGAGCAGGCTCTCGCGGCCGCTAAACCAGGGATTCCGGGGAGTTTTCAAGAGCATATCGGCATCATGCTCGACCTGATCGTTCTCGCCTTTCAAACCGATTCGACGCGCGTGGCGTCGCTGATGTTTGCCAATGATGTCTCGGGGCGAAACTTCTCATTTGTCGATGGTGTGAGTGGCAGCCACCATGAACTGTCGCATCACGAAAACAAAGCAGAGAAGATCGAGCAGTATCAGCGGATCAATCGCTGGCACGTGGCGCAGTTTGCGAGCATGCTCACGAAGCTGCGCGCTATCAAAGAGGGGGAAGGAACCCTGCTCGACAACTGCATGATCCTGATGGGCTCGAGCATGTCGGATGGCAATCGGCACGACCCCGACAATCTGCCGATCCTCCTCGGGGGACGCGGTGGAGGAACCATCAACGCCGGTCGTCACTTGGCTGCCCAAGGGATGGTGCCGCTCTGTAACCTCTATCACGCCATGCTCGATCGCATGGGGGTAGAAGTGGAAGCGTTTGGCGACAGCACCGAAAAAATGGCCGACCTGGCTTAG